From one bacterium genomic stretch:
- a CDS encoding phosphomannomutase produces MSVNPQIFREYDIRGVVPRDLAGPVPELIGRAFGSELRGRHGGAPGLRVVVGRDNRPSSPDLAEGVIRGLQAAGVDVIDVGTVPTPALYFAAVRLGTDGGIQITGSHNPPEYNGFKLIIDGRALYGPAIQRLRERIERQEFEVGAGSLERHDILPEYVADITGRFSLQRPLRVVVDCGNGTGSLVAVRILEGIGADVVPLYCESDGTFPNHHPDPVVDENLADLIERVRAEDAALGVAFDGDADRIGAVDETGAIIRGDILLLLYGLDLLERRGPGQKLVFDVKCSQAVPEVFAARGGEPIMWKTGHSLIKEKMRETGAPIAGELSGHVCFADDYYGFDDALYAACRLVDLVARADRPLSSLVAEFPSYVSTPEIRVDVPEERKFDIVAAAVRDFSQSHEVISVDGARVLFPQGWGLLRASNTQPVLVLRYEARSPEALAEIRATMERWLREQGVDV; encoded by the coding sequence GTGTCCGTGAATCCGCAGATCTTCCGTGAATACGACATTCGTGGAGTCGTCCCTCGGGACCTTGCGGGACCGGTCCCGGAGCTGATCGGGCGGGCGTTCGGCAGCGAACTCCGTGGCCGGCACGGGGGTGCGCCGGGGCTCCGCGTCGTCGTGGGCCGCGACAACCGCCCTTCCTCGCCGGATCTCGCGGAGGGGGTGATCCGCGGGCTCCAGGCGGCTGGCGTGGACGTGATCGACGTCGGAACGGTCCCGACGCCCGCGCTGTATTTCGCGGCCGTGCGCCTCGGCACCGACGGCGGCATCCAGATCACCGGCTCGCACAACCCGCCCGAGTACAACGGGTTCAAGCTGATCATCGACGGCCGCGCCCTGTACGGCCCGGCCATCCAGCGGCTGCGCGAGCGGATCGAACGACAGGAGTTCGAGGTCGGCGCGGGGAGCCTGGAGCGGCACGACATCCTTCCCGAGTACGTCGCCGACATCACGGGCCGCTTCTCGCTCCAGAGGCCGCTGCGCGTGGTGGTGGACTGTGGCAACGGGACGGGGAGCCTGGTCGCTGTCCGGATCCTCGAAGGCATCGGCGCGGACGTCGTCCCGCTCTACTGCGAGTCGGACGGCACGTTCCCGAACCACCACCCGGATCCGGTGGTGGACGAGAACCTGGCCGACCTGATCGAGCGTGTCCGCGCCGAAGACGCGGCGCTCGGGGTCGCGTTCGATGGGGATGCGGACCGCATTGGCGCCGTGGACGAGACCGGCGCGATCATCCGCGGCGACATCCTTCTCCTCCTCTACGGGCTGGACTTGCTGGAGCGGCGGGGTCCGGGCCAGAAACTGGTCTTCGACGTCAAGTGCTCGCAGGCGGTCCCGGAGGTCTTTGCGGCCCGGGGCGGCGAGCCGATCATGTGGAAGACCGGCCACTCCCTGATCAAGGAGAAGATGAGGGAGACCGGCGCCCCGATCGCCGGCGAGCTGTCCGGGCACGTCTGCTTCGCGGACGATTACTACGGCTTCGATGACGCCCTGTACGCGGCCTGCCGGTTGGTGGACCTGGTCGCACGGGCGGACCGCCCGCTCTCGTCCCTTGTGGCGGAGTTCCCCTCCTACGTCTCGACGCCGGAGATCCGGGTGGATGTGCCGGAGGAGCGCAAGTTCGACATCGTCGCGGCGGCGGTCCGGGACTTCAGCCAGTCGCACGAGGTGATCTCCGTGGACGGCGCGAGGGTCCTCTTCCCGCAGGGCTGGGGCCTGCTCAGGGCGTCCAACACACAGCCGGTCCTCGTGCTGCGTTACGAGGCCCGCTCGCCCGAGGCCCTCGCCGAGATCCGCGCCACCATGGAACGGTGGCTGCGGGAGCAGGGCGTCGACGTGTAA
- a CDS encoding NADH-quinone oxidoreductase subunit N — protein sequence MQIDYSDPIHYFWALLPEVVLSLWAMIVLLVDVFQKGDRSEPSRPIVTWLAFAGIGAAAIANAWLATVSEVGTTGMIAVDGFRIFTNYLLLLGGALFVPISTRYLEQEHLRLGEVYALVLLSLVGMMVFAGARDLMVIFLGLELMSVGVYVLTGVNRRDLRSAEAALKYFLLGAFSSAFFLFGIALLFGGTGTVNIALISAVIGVDGLGANLLVLVGMALLAAGFGFKVAAVPFHMWTPDAYEGAPAPITAFMAVAVKASAFAALLRVFLTAFPGLYDTWGAMVFPFALVTMVAANVLAAVQGNVKRMLAYSSIAHAGYLLVALAAASTLGTASFLFYLLVYTLMTVGAFAVLAVVARPGEQRLDLADYAGLGWRHPVLGVTMTVFLLSLAGFPLTGGFVGKVYILRAAVDKGMIWLAIVLALASLISYWYYLRLAWYMWFREPERPDVHGDVQVSPGLRVALVAAALAVVALGVFPGALLDLAERSAAALTSAATLGVLAP from the coding sequence GTGGACGTGTTCCAGAAGGGCGACCGGAGCGAGCCTTCCCGGCCCATCGTCACGTGGCTCGCGTTCGCGGGCATCGGCGCGGCCGCGATCGCCAACGCCTGGCTCGCCACGGTCTCCGAAGTGGGAACGACCGGCATGATCGCGGTGGATGGGTTCCGGATCTTCACGAACTACCTCCTCCTGCTGGGCGGCGCGCTGTTCGTGCCCATTTCGACGCGTTACCTGGAGCAGGAGCATCTCCGGCTCGGCGAGGTGTATGCGCTCGTCCTGCTCTCGCTGGTCGGGATGATGGTCTTCGCGGGGGCTCGGGACCTCATGGTCATCTTCCTGGGTCTCGAGCTCATGTCCGTGGGCGTCTACGTTCTCACGGGCGTCAACCGACGTGATCTCCGCTCCGCCGAGGCGGCGCTCAAGTACTTCCTGTTGGGCGCCTTCTCCAGCGCGTTCTTCCTGTTCGGCATCGCGCTGCTGTTCGGCGGCACGGGCACGGTGAACATCGCCTTGATCTCGGCCGTGATCGGCGTGGACGGCCTCGGCGCCAACCTCCTGGTGCTGGTCGGCATGGCGCTGCTCGCGGCTGGATTCGGCTTCAAGGTCGCGGCGGTGCCGTTCCACATGTGGACGCCGGACGCGTACGAGGGCGCGCCGGCGCCGATCACCGCGTTCATGGCGGTGGCGGTCAAGGCATCCGCGTTCGCCGCGCTGCTGCGGGTGTTCCTCACCGCGTTCCCGGGGTTGTACGACACCTGGGGCGCGATGGTCTTCCCGTTCGCCCTGGTGACGATGGTCGCGGCCAACGTGCTGGCGGCGGTGCAGGGGAACGTGAAGCGGATGCTGGCCTACTCGAGCATCGCGCACGCCGGCTACCTGCTCGTGGCGCTGGCGGCGGCGAGTACGCTGGGTACGGCGTCGTTCCTGTTCTACCTCCTGGTGTACACGCTGATGACGGTGGGCGCGTTCGCGGTGCTGGCGGTGGTGGCGCGCCCCGGCGAGCAGCGGTTGGATTTGGCCGACTACGCGGGGCTCGGTTGGCGGCACCCGGTGCTCGGGGTCACGATGACCGTGTTCCTGCTGTCGCTGGCGGGTTTCCCGCTCACGGGCGGGTTCGTGGGCAAGGTGTACATCCTGCGTGCGGCGGTGGACAAGGGCATGATCTGGCTGGCCATCGTCCTGGCCCTGGCCTCGCTGATCTCCTATTGGTACTACCTGCGGCTGGCATGGTACATGTGGTTCCGCGAGCCGGAGCGCCCCGACGTCCACGGGGATGTGCAGGTCTCGCCCGGCCTGCGCGTGGCGCTGGTCGCCGCCGCACTCGCCGTGGTGGCGCTCGGCGTCTTCCCGGGCGCGCTCCTGGACCTTGCGGAGCGCAGCGCGGCGGCCCTGACCAGCGCTGCGACGCTCGGGGTGCTCGCCCCCTGA